The Glycine soja cultivar W05 chromosome 6, ASM419377v2, whole genome shotgun sequence genome has a window encoding:
- the LOC114414710 gene encoding B3 domain-containing protein At5g42700-like yields MVAAIAYEESRRKRVEENKKRMEALNLPLLSQALQKSSPSPKSSPLKQVKHRAIQKEVVVVRRSSRVANLPSPVYKEIVIDRVTMPRRSLCRSYDKYRDYANRVYASDEAREEALEKAEKLMSGLESEYPAFIKSMLQSHVSGGFWLGLPVHFCKSNLPKKDEVVTLIDEDGTEYSTIYLAGKTGLSGGWRGFAIAHDLADGDALIFQLIKRTTFKVYIVRAICPPDDKQLE; encoded by the exons atggtggcAGCAATAGCATACGAGGAGAGTCGCCGCAAGAGAGTGGAGGAGAACAAGAAGAGGATGGAAGCCCTCAATCTTCCCCTCCTCTCTCAAGCTCTTCAGAAATCATCCCCTTCTCCCAAATCTTCAccg CTGAAGCAGGTAAAACATCGCGCCATTCAGAAAGAGGTGGTTGTCGTCAGAAGGTCAAGTCGTGTGGCAAACTTGCCATCTCCTGTTTACAAAGaa ATAGTTATTGATCGCGTGACAATGCCTAGAAG AAGCCTTTGTAGGAGTTATGATAAGTACAGGGATTATGCGAATCGGGTCTATGCCTCAGATGAGGCCAGAGAGGAAGCATTGGAGAAAGCAGAAAAGTTAATGTCCGGtttagaatcagaatatccagcCTTCATAAAGTCAATGCTCCAGTCCCACGTGAGCGGCGGATTCTGGCTG GGCCTTCCAGTCCACTTCTGCAAGAGCAATCTTCCAAAAAAGGACGAAGTGGTGACTTTGATTGATGAGGATGGGACTGAGTATTCGACAATATATTTGgcaggaaaaacaggacttagTGGTGGATGGAGAGGTTTTGCGATTGCTCATGACTTAGCTGATGGGGAtgctttaatttttcaattaattaagcgCACCACATTCAAG GTTTACATTGTTAGAGCAATTTGTCCTCCGGATGATAAACAGCTCGAGTGA